The following coding sequences are from one Sphingomonadaceae bacterium OTU29LAMAA1 window:
- a CDS encoding TonB-dependent receptor, whose amino-acid sequence MHVNRLGRICGTTSFIALTIGLTATPAVAQTATAPEQQQSQTPSADSTATATPAATTAADQTPAVQTEGDDIVVTGFRASLNSALNQKRSETAAIDSIVAEDVGKFPDSNLAESMQRVPGVSLARGDGGEGRNISVRGLGAAFTRVRINGMEGSAQTGSSDIYGAQNAGRSFDFNVFPSEIFSALTVRKTPSADLEEGSLGATVDLRAPRPLDYKQDLVVAATLRGTYGELAKKVNPRASLLISKQFGDGKFGILASGSYQKRETREVGYSAVDILSANTNGLTTAGVNAPFCTPVGFTPVSPPLGTKGATASLCSTGNPRTSTAAAYNTVIGLRRPDLPNVQGSGAFLPRLPRYLNSEQKQERIGGSVTLQWAPDDATNMWIDTLYSRLDVTRRDNYIAAISFGRSVTNNGQPMTSVRDISFDPLGSLTYGLFDGVDVRSEGLVDRYVSSFGQVNWNLEHDFTDTFRVTMMAGVNKSILDGKKRLQTFIDAIDTDNFTIDYRDGGSTPTLGFGFDVANPANFAYAPALSDGTVLGGFSFQGRPLKQTTVNQTYEANFEWKATPGFKVRAGGQYRESDFQSKGTLPFLAQTVVTALPAGTSLSSITRQISGVDKLFGTGAPASWVAIDSEAWEKTFNFDGVRYCGAECGAGVSQIREQVTSAYAMGQFDTGSALPLPVRGDFGIRYVRTNQHSVGFIPVADATTPTGLRGQRAVVDRSYNDWLPSANVVFELQPELLLRVSGAKVMSRPDLPSLAPNSGVTATTRTGTLNNPLLDPIRANTADLGLEWYFKPGSLLSIAGYYKDIGTYVQRVSSQIPFNELGLPDALLANTNTAPTEIFNVSRPLNTPGGKLKGFEVNAQVQLDFLPGFLSNFGVLANYNRVTSKITYVLASVNGVATVTSTADLVGLSKNSASGTLYYEDKRFSIRGTASYRDRYIRGIPASPGSDLQGNRPNTFVDASASFNITDQFKLIAEVQNLTDERNSLYIDSKRQDTLFETRIGRTFTLGATARF is encoded by the coding sequence ACGCCCGCCGCGACCACCGCGGCCGACCAGACGCCGGCGGTCCAGACCGAAGGCGACGACATCGTCGTCACCGGGTTCCGCGCATCGCTCAACAGCGCGCTCAACCAGAAGCGCAGCGAAACCGCGGCGATCGACAGCATCGTCGCCGAGGATGTCGGCAAATTCCCCGATTCCAATCTGGCGGAATCGATGCAGCGCGTGCCCGGCGTGTCGCTGGCACGCGGCGACGGCGGCGAAGGGCGCAACATCTCGGTCCGCGGCCTCGGCGCCGCCTTCACCCGCGTCCGCATCAACGGGATGGAGGGATCGGCACAGACCGGCTCGTCCGACATCTACGGCGCACAGAACGCCGGCCGCAGCTTCGACTTCAACGTCTTCCCGTCCGAGATCTTTTCGGCACTGACCGTGCGCAAGACGCCGTCGGCCGATCTCGAGGAAGGGTCGCTCGGCGCGACCGTCGACCTGCGCGCGCCCCGCCCGCTCGACTATAAGCAGGATCTCGTCGTCGCGGCGACGCTGCGCGGCACCTACGGCGAACTGGCGAAGAAGGTGAACCCGCGCGCCTCGCTGCTGATCTCCAAACAGTTCGGCGACGGCAAGTTCGGCATCCTCGCCTCCGGGTCGTACCAGAAGCGCGAGACCCGCGAGGTCGGCTATTCCGCGGTCGACATCCTGTCCGCCAACACCAACGGCCTGACCACCGCGGGCGTCAACGCGCCCTTCTGTACCCCGGTCGGCTTCACGCCGGTCAGCCCGCCGCTCGGCACCAAGGGCGCGACCGCGTCGCTGTGCAGCACCGGCAACCCGCGCACCAGCACCGCGGCCGCCTATAACACCGTCATCGGCCTGCGCCGGCCCGACCTGCCCAACGTTCAGGGCAGCGGCGCCTTCCTGCCGCGCCTGCCGCGCTATCTGAATTCCGAACAGAAGCAGGAGCGGATCGGCGGATCGGTCACGCTGCAATGGGCGCCGGACGACGCCACCAATATGTGGATCGACACGCTCTACTCGCGCCTCGACGTCACCCGCCGCGACAATTACATCGCCGCCATCTCGTTCGGCCGCAGCGTCACCAACAACGGCCAGCCGATGACGTCGGTGCGCGACATCAGCTTCGATCCGCTCGGCAGCCTGACCTACGGCCTGTTCGACGGCGTCGACGTCCGGTCGGAGGGGCTGGTCGACCGCTACGTCTCCAGCTTCGGCCAGGTGAACTGGAACCTGGAGCACGACTTCACCGACACGTTCCGCGTGACGATGATGGCCGGCGTCAACAAGTCGATCCTCGACGGCAAGAAGCGGCTCCAGACCTTCATCGATGCGATCGACACCGACAATTTCACGATCGACTATCGTGACGGTGGCAGCACGCCGACGCTCGGCTTCGGCTTCGATGTCGCCAATCCCGCCAACTTCGCCTACGCGCCCGCGCTGTCGGACGGCACCGTGCTCGGCGGATTCAGCTTCCAGGGCCGTCCCCTGAAGCAGACGACCGTCAACCAGACCTACGAAGCCAATTTCGAATGGAAGGCGACGCCGGGCTTCAAGGTTCGCGCCGGCGGCCAGTATCGCGAATCCGACTTCCAGTCGAAGGGGACGCTGCCCTTTCTGGCGCAGACGGTCGTCACCGCGTTGCCCGCAGGCACCAGCCTGTCGAGCATCACGCGCCAGATCAGCGGTGTCGACAAGCTGTTCGGCACCGGCGCGCCCGCCAGCTGGGTCGCGATCGACAGCGAGGCGTGGGAAAAGACGTTCAACTTCGATGGCGTGCGCTATTGCGGTGCCGAATGCGGTGCGGGCGTGTCGCAGATCCGCGAACAGGTGACGAGCGCCTATGCCATGGGCCAGTTCGACACGGGGTCGGCTCTGCCCCTGCCCGTGCGCGGTGACTTCGGTATCCGCTATGTCCGCACCAACCAGCATTCGGTCGGCTTCATCCCGGTCGCCGATGCGACCACGCCCACCGGCCTGCGCGGCCAGCGTGCGGTGGTCGATCGCAGCTACAACGACTGGCTGCCGTCCGCCAACGTGGTGTTCGAGCTGCAGCCCGAACTGCTGCTTCGCGTATCAGGCGCAAAGGTGATGTCGCGTCCCGACCTGCCCTCGCTGGCACCCAACAGCGGCGTCACCGCCACCACCCGCACCGGCACGCTGAACAATCCGCTGCTCGATCCCATCCGCGCGAACACCGCCGATCTGGGCCTCGAATGGTATTTCAAGCCCGGCTCGCTGTTGTCGATCGCTGGCTATTACAAGGACATCGGCACCTACGTTCAGCGCGTGTCGAGCCAGATCCCGTTCAACGAACTGGGCCTGCCGGACGCGCTGCTGGCGAACACCAACACGGCGCCGACCGAAATCTTCAACGTCAGCCGCCCGCTCAACACGCCCGGCGGCAAGCTGAAGGGGTTCGAGGTCAATGCGCAGGTGCAACTCGACTTCCTGCCCGGCTTCCTCAGCAACTTCGGCGTCCTCGCCAACTACAATCGCGTGACGTCGAAAATCACCTATGTCCTCGCCTCCGTGAACGGGGTGGCGACGGTGACCAGCACCGCCGACCTCGTCGGCCTGTCGAAGAACTCCGCCAGCGGCACGCTGTACTACGAGGACAAGCGCTTCAGCATCCGCGGCACGGCGAGCTATCGCGACCGCTACATCCGCGGCATCCCGGCCTCGCCGGGCAGCGACCTGCAAGGCAATCGCCCGAACACGTTCGTGGATGCCTCTGCCTCGTTCAACATCACCGACCAGTTCAAGCTGATCGCCGAGGTGCAGAACCTCACCGACGAACGCAACTCGCTGTATATCGACAGCAAGCGTCAGGACACGTTGTTCGAGACGCGCATCGGTCGCACGTTCACGCTCGGCGCGACCGCGCGCTTCTGA
- a CDS encoding oligogalacturonate lyase — protein MLTILSLAAAATLSAPASWVDPTTGRQIVRIDSTPGNYALYFNYNPFTPQGDLMIYLTPEGIRVVHLKTWATRLVLRAKVDRLLFAGPRSRSAYYTVRDVAVDDGGPFQVWRVDLDSGATRKVADVPGGRIEAINADETLLAGERELQPPPPAIAAQGRRDPKTGAPGYAGTGPDGKPLSFGAAKAQWMEARLAARVPMEMYSIAIADGRRRTIHRATDWLNHVQFSPTDPKLLMFCHEGPWSKVDRIWTIRADGKGLTRVHTRTIAGEIAGHEFWSSDGKTIWYDLRTPAKGAGWLASYDVTTGARSRYALADDQGSYHFTLSPDRSVFAGDGSNAGKWISLFKPRATATPQPGLISPGVLETTRLASLATHDYTLEPNEHFTPDGKWIVYRTNMEGAPAIYAVSTEPYVAPPAG, from the coding sequence ATGCTGACCATTTTGTCCCTCGCCGCCGCCGCCACGCTTTCCGCTCCGGCATCGTGGGTCGACCCGACGACCGGGCGCCAGATCGTCCGCATCGATTCAACGCCGGGCAATTACGCCCTCTATTTCAACTACAATCCGTTCACGCCGCAGGGCGACCTGATGATCTACCTGACGCCGGAGGGTATCCGCGTCGTCCATCTGAAAACGTGGGCGACGCGACTGGTACTGCGGGCGAAGGTCGACCGGCTGCTGTTCGCCGGCCCGCGCAGCCGCAGCGCATATTACACCGTGCGCGACGTCGCGGTCGACGACGGCGGACCGTTCCAGGTATGGCGGGTGGACCTCGATAGCGGTGCGACGCGCAAGGTCGCCGACGTGCCGGGCGGACGGATCGAGGCGATCAACGCCGACGAGACGCTGCTGGCTGGCGAACGCGAATTGCAACCGCCGCCGCCGGCGATCGCCGCGCAGGGCCGCCGCGATCCGAAGACGGGCGCGCCGGGCTATGCCGGCACCGGCCCCGACGGCAAGCCGCTGTCGTTCGGTGCGGCCAAGGCGCAGTGGATGGAGGCGCGGCTGGCGGCGCGGGTGCCGATGGAGATGTACAGCATCGCGATCGCCGATGGTCGCCGGCGGACGATCCATCGCGCGACCGACTGGCTCAACCACGTCCAGTTCTCGCCGACCGATCCCAAACTGCTGATGTTCTGCCACGAAGGGCCGTGGAGCAAGGTCGACCGCATCTGGACGATCCGCGCCGACGGCAAGGGCCTGACCCGGGTGCATACCCGTACGATCGCGGGCGAGATCGCCGGCCATGAATTCTGGAGCAGCGACGGCAAGACGATCTGGTACGACCTGCGTACCCCGGCGAAGGGCGCAGGCTGGCTGGCGAGCTACGACGTCACCACCGGCGCGCGGTCGCGCTATGCGCTGGCCGACGATCAGGGCTCCTATCACTTCACCCTGTCGCCGGATCGCAGCGTGTTCGCCGGCGACGGCAGCAACGCGGGCAAATGGATCAGCCTGTTCAAACCGCGCGCGACTGCGACGCCGCAGCCGGGGCTGATCTCGCCCGGCGTGCTGGAAACGACCCGCCTCGCCAGCCTCGCGACGCACGATTATACGCTGGAACCCAACGAACATTTCACGCCGGACGGGAAATGGATCGTCTATCGCACCAACATGGAAGGTGCGCCGGCGATCTACGCCGTGTCGACCGAACCCTATGTCGCGCCGCCGGCCGGATGA
- a CDS encoding GH92 family glycosyl hydrolase: protein MRTLILIALSLSTAAVGQSVPAPIDAVDPMIGTGGEGHTFPGATAPFGMVQLSPDTDTTCEIRACYGHAAGYRYDDPTIQGFSHTHFSGAGHSDLGDLLVMPQAGDTVRLDPGDPKRPGSGYRSRFDHRDEIAHPGYYAVTLRDGGIRAEMTAGTRVGVHRYTFPAGQAAHLVLDLRSSLYDYPGKILWSGLHWRPDGTLTGFRETRGWAPGRKLYFAMRFSTPATAHSFVDRDMAVTYKGFQGPGRGSTAVAEKLGRALEAQIDFGRLAAPLEVKVALSGVDENGAIANLDAETGGFDTVRTRTAAAWSDALGAVQIDAAAPMRTSVYTALYHTLLAPGVWSDADGRYRGPDDQVHRADGFTFRSTFSLWDTFRAEHPLLTLVQPERTTTDIVRSLIESRRHSPDGILPVWQFAGRETWTMIGYHAAPVIADAYMKGIRGFDADAALDAMIASATYAPYGGLGAYMQRGYVPIDQEPEAASKTVEYAYDDWTIARMARAMGRTEVADRFDRRAGNWRNSFDIKSGWLRARLANGAFRTPFDPTAINYGSDYTEGNAWQYSWFMPQDQAGLIRLLGGDAKTIARLDAMFDYDTSKLDYSHAEDIAGLIGQYIHGNEPSHHVAYLYGYAGAPWRTQERLGQIVASQYKPTPDGLSGNDDLGQMSAWLVFTALGFYPVAPGSNEYVIGRPFVDRAVLKLPAGKRFAVVADGLSDTNRYVAAVTLNGRPLTRSFVRDAEIRAGGELRFTMAATPNRGWGSAAAARPYSMSTAR from the coding sequence ATGCGCACCTTAATCCTGATCGCCTTGTCGCTATCGACCGCCGCCGTGGGGCAGAGCGTTCCCGCCCCGATCGATGCGGTCGATCCGATGATCGGCACCGGTGGAGAGGGCCATACCTTTCCCGGCGCGACCGCGCCGTTCGGCATGGTCCAGCTATCGCCGGACACCGATACGACGTGCGAGATCCGCGCCTGCTACGGTCATGCCGCCGGCTATCGCTACGATGACCCGACGATCCAGGGGTTCAGCCACACCCATTTTTCGGGTGCCGGCCATTCGGATCTCGGCGACCTGCTGGTGATGCCGCAGGCGGGCGATACGGTGCGGCTCGACCCCGGCGATCCGAAGCGGCCGGGTTCCGGCTATCGATCGCGGTTCGACCACCGCGACGAGATCGCGCACCCCGGCTATTATGCGGTGACGTTGCGCGACGGCGGCATTCGCGCTGAAATGACGGCGGGCACCCGTGTCGGCGTGCATCGCTACACCTTCCCTGCCGGACAGGCGGCACACCTCGTCCTCGACCTGCGGTCATCGCTCTACGATTACCCCGGCAAGATCCTGTGGTCCGGCCTGCACTGGCGGCCCGACGGCACGCTGACCGGATTCCGCGAGACGCGCGGGTGGGCGCCGGGCCGCAAGCTGTATTTCGCGATGCGCTTTTCCACGCCGGCCACCGCGCACAGCTTCGTCGATCGCGACATGGCGGTGACCTACAAGGGCTTTCAGGGACCGGGGCGCGGCAGCACCGCTGTCGCGGAAAAGCTGGGTCGCGCGCTGGAAGCACAGATCGACTTCGGCCGTCTCGCTGCCCCGCTGGAGGTGAAGGTGGCGCTGTCGGGGGTCGACGAGAACGGCGCGATCGCCAATCTCGATGCGGAAACCGGCGGCTTCGACACCGTCCGCACCCGCACCGCCGCCGCGTGGAGCGATGCGCTGGGCGCGGTGCAGATCGATGCCGCCGCGCCGATGCGCACCAGCGTCTACACGGCGCTCTATCATACGCTGCTCGCGCCCGGCGTGTGGAGCGACGCGGACGGGCGCTACCGTGGGCCGGACGATCAGGTCCACCGGGCCGACGGCTTCACCTTCCGCTCCACCTTTTCGCTCTGGGATACGTTCCGCGCCGAACATCCGCTGCTGACGCTGGTCCAGCCGGAACGGACCACCACCGACATCGTGCGCTCGCTGATCGAAAGTCGCCGCCACAGCCCCGACGGCATCCTGCCCGTCTGGCAGTTCGCCGGGCGCGAGACATGGACGATGATCGGCTATCACGCTGCGCCGGTGATCGCCGATGCCTATATGAAGGGCATTCGCGGTTTCGATGCCGATGCCGCGCTCGACGCCATGATCGCCAGCGCGACCTACGCCCCCTATGGCGGCCTCGGCGCCTATATGCAGCGCGGCTACGTCCCGATCGACCAGGAACCCGAAGCGGCGTCGAAGACGGTCGAATATGCCTATGACGACTGGACGATCGCCCGGATGGCGCGCGCGATGGGCCGTACCGAGGTCGCGGACCGGTTCGATCGACGTGCCGGCAACTGGCGCAACAGCTTCGATATCAAGAGCGGCTGGCTGCGCGCACGGCTGGCGAACGGTGCCTTCCGCACCCCCTTCGATCCGACCGCGATCAACTACGGCTCGGATTATACCGAAGGCAATGCGTGGCAATACAGCTGGTTCATGCCGCAGGATCAGGCCGGGCTGATCCGCCTGCTCGGCGGCGACGCCAAGACGATCGCCAGGCTTGACGCGATGTTCGACTACGACACCTCGAAGCTCGACTACAGCCATGCCGAGGATATCGCTGGACTGATCGGCCAGTACATCCACGGCAACGAACCGAGCCATCACGTCGCCTATCTGTACGGCTACGCCGGCGCGCCGTGGCGGACGCAGGAGCGGCTCGGCCAGATCGTCGCCTCGCAATACAAGCCGACGCCTGATGGCCTGTCGGGCAACGACGATCTCGGCCAGATGTCGGCCTGGCTGGTGTTCACCGCACTCGGTTTCTACCCGGTCGCGCCGGGCTCGAACGAATATGTCATCGGCCGTCCGTTCGTGGATCGTGCGGTGTTGAAGCTGCCGGCGGGCAAACGCTTCGCCGTGGTCGCGGATGGCCTGTCCGACACCAACCGATACGTCGCCGCGGTGACACTCAACGGCAGGCCGCTGACGCGCAGCTTCGTTCGCGACGCAGAGATTCGGGCGGGCGGCGAACTCCGCTTCACGATGGCGGCGACCCCCAACCGTGGATGGGGCAGCGCCGCCGCGGCACGGCCGTATTCCATGTCGACCGCGCGATAG
- a CDS encoding TonB-dependent receptor, translating into MKTFLIGVSLVSLLAMPAAYAQTATQGSDTAPAPRSNDIIVTGVLQQSERDVLQGTSVLSGEALSRALRPTIGETLARLPGVSATSFGPTASRPILRGFQGERIRVLTDGIGSIDVSNTSVDHAVVIDPLLAERIEVLRGPSALLFGSSAVGGVVNVVDTRIPRTVPANGYRLNGIANYGSAANERSLQGAGDVAVGDHLVLHADGSYLKTGDLRIGGNALSRGARTAALGQVGLPQDPADEPIDFAGSAAIRGKLPNSAAETWTAGVGASIVTDTGSLGVSYSHYDSLYGIPIRYATAVGQEQEAPRLDLVQNRVDLRGEVRTGGDVIGAIRVRIGHATYRHYELEEDGSIGTAFFNNGTEGRVEIVQARRGPWSGASGVQYFNRLFDVAGEEAFLPRNETNQTGLFTVQQFDFGRFRAEGGLRYEWSDLTAKTDPDNRFFVGNRSFNALSGSLGASYGVSDAVRFGVNLSRTERAPSAEELFANGGHAGTQAYELGSPDFRLEKSWGVEATLHAHTDLVNFDASAYYNWFSNYISENQVDPAVCQAAADPREVDLPCFQYQQADARYYGFEADLSASLFTIGSTRINADVLGDYVHANIVDVGPVPRIPAPRVLGGLEAQTDLLTARAEVEHAFRQNRTADFETRTNDYTMVNASIALSPFGRDNKTQLLLSANNIFDVTARRASSFLKDFAPLAGRDLRATLRFGL; encoded by the coding sequence ATGAAGACGTTTTTGATCGGGGTCAGCCTCGTGTCCCTGCTGGCCATGCCGGCCGCATATGCGCAGACCGCGACGCAGGGCAGCGACACCGCACCCGCTCCCCGGTCCAACGACATCATCGTCACCGGCGTCTTGCAGCAGAGCGAGCGCGACGTGTTGCAAGGCACGTCCGTACTCAGTGGCGAGGCGTTGAGCCGCGCGCTGCGTCCCACGATCGGCGAAACGCTCGCGCGCCTGCCAGGCGTGTCGGCGACATCGTTCGGACCGACCGCGTCGCGCCCGATCCTGCGCGGCTTTCAGGGCGAGCGTATCCGCGTGCTGACCGACGGCATCGGATCGATCGACGTGTCGAACACCTCGGTCGATCACGCCGTGGTGATCGATCCGCTGCTCGCCGAGCGCATCGAGGTGCTGCGCGGACCCTCGGCATTGCTCTTCGGATCGTCCGCGGTCGGCGGCGTTGTCAACGTCGTCGACACCCGCATTCCTCGCACGGTGCCGGCCAACGGCTATCGCCTGAACGGTATCGCCAACTACGGTTCGGCCGCGAACGAGCGTTCGCTGCAAGGCGCCGGCGACGTCGCGGTCGGCGATCATCTGGTGCTGCACGCCGATGGATCGTACCTCAAGACCGGCGATCTGCGGATCGGCGGCAATGCGCTGTCGCGTGGCGCCCGGACTGCGGCGCTCGGTCAGGTCGGACTGCCGCAGGATCCTGCGGACGAGCCGATCGACTTCGCGGGCTCCGCCGCCATCCGCGGCAAGCTGCCCAATTCCGCCGCAGAGACCTGGACCGCCGGCGTCGGCGCCAGCATCGTCACCGACACCGGCTCGCTCGGCGTGTCGTACAGCCATTACGACAGCCTGTACGGCATCCCGATCCGCTACGCGACCGCCGTGGGACAGGAACAGGAGGCGCCGCGGCTCGACCTCGTGCAGAACCGCGTCGACCTGCGCGGCGAAGTCCGGACCGGCGGCGACGTCATCGGCGCCATCCGTGTGCGGATCGGCCACGCGACCTATCGCCATTACGAACTGGAGGAGGACGGCTCGATCGGAACCGCCTTTTTCAACAACGGCACCGAAGGCCGCGTAGAAATAGTTCAAGCCCGCCGAGGCCCCTGGAGCGGGGCATCTGGCGTCCAGTATTTCAATCGCTTGTTCGATGTCGCCGGGGAAGAGGCCTTCCTGCCGCGCAACGAAACCAACCAGACCGGCCTGTTCACCGTCCAGCAGTTCGACTTCGGCCGCTTCCGCGCCGAGGGCGGGCTGCGCTACGAATGGAGCGACCTGACGGCGAAGACCGATCCTGACAATCGCTTTTTCGTTGGCAATCGCAGCTTCAACGCGCTGTCCGGTTCGCTCGGCGCTTCCTATGGTGTCAGCGATGCCGTCCGTTTCGGCGTCAACCTGTCACGCACCGAACGTGCGCCGTCGGCAGAGGAATTGTTCGCCAACGGCGGCCATGCCGGTACGCAGGCGTACGAACTCGGCAGTCCCGATTTCCGGCTCGAGAAGAGCTGGGGCGTCGAGGCGACGCTGCACGCGCATACCGATCTCGTAAACTTCGACGCATCCGCCTATTACAACTGGTTTTCTAATTACATCTCGGAAAATCAGGTCGATCCTGCGGTCTGCCAGGCCGCGGCGGACCCGCGCGAGGTCGACCTTCCCTGCTTCCAGTACCAGCAGGCAGACGCGCGCTATTATGGGTTCGAGGCCGACCTGTCGGCGTCCCTGTTCACGATCGGATCGACCAGGATCAACGCCGACGTGCTGGGCGATTACGTCCACGCCAATATCGTCGATGTCGGACCGGTACCGCGCATTCCGGCGCCGCGCGTGCTCGGCGGGCTGGAAGCGCAGACCGATTTACTGACCGCTCGCGCCGAGGTCGAGCACGCCTTCCGGCAGAACCGAACCGCCGATTTCGAAACCCGGACGAACGACTATACGATGGTCAACGCCAGCATCGCCCTGTCGCCGTTCGGGCGCGACAACAAGACGCAGCTGCTCCTCAGCGCAAACAATATCTTCGATGTCACGGCGCGGCGCGCATCCAGCTTCCTGAAGGATTTCGCGCCGCTCGCCGGTCGCGATCTTCGCGCCACGCTTCGGTTCGGCCTGTAG